The following proteins are encoded in a genomic region of Entelurus aequoreus isolate RoL-2023_Sb linkage group LG01, RoL_Eaeq_v1.1, whole genome shotgun sequence:
- the actr8 gene encoding actin-related protein 8 isoform X1, producing the protein MTQAEKEQDNGKEKERDKEKEKEQRGVKRPIAPPTVPDPLQEQIQSNFIIVIHPGSRTLRIGRATDNLPVAVPHVIARRHKQSGQPRYEDAWLLREGLNKAESNEQRQNGLKMVEQAIWSRKMSNGVRRTPVSAEQARAYNCQIRPAVLDSSSRVKWTNTAQQPPHLVGEEALYVKPTDCYDVHWPVVRGQLNVHAGPGGSLTAVLADLETIWTHVIQKNLEIPLKDLKYYRCILLVPDIYNRQHVKELVSMLLLNLGFSALIVHQESVCATFGSGLSSACVVDVGDQKTSLCCVEDGVSHRNSRLSLAYGGSDVTRIFFWLLQRAGFPYRDCQLSNRLDCQLLQHIKETLCHLDQDISGLQDHEFQTRFPDAPALLYQVRLGDEKLQAPMGLFYPSTFGIVGQKMTSLQYRSQGHPEDPHDELYLLATHSKQDQSSKSASDRKAPSRPGGALDGDMSGQGGIGDLSDVPRGAGAAAQGEMETGAAQAECLMVVEGEDPHLSRKSAMMSQFEGKALGLDKAILHSIDCCASDETKRKMYSSVLVVGGGLMFPGAQEFLLHRIVNKMPPSFRRLVDNVEVITRPKDMDPRLIAWKGGAVLACLDTTQEIWIHQREWQRFGVRMLRERAAFVW; encoded by the exons CAAATACAGAGCAACTTCATCATCGTCATCCACCCCGGCTCAAGGACGCTGCGCATCGGCCGAGCGACAGACAACCTCCCCGTGGCCGTCCCGCACGTGATAGCGCGCCGGCACAAGCAGAGCGGCCAGCCCAGATACGAAGACGCCTGGCTGCTGCGGGAAGGTCTAAAC AAAGCGGAGAGCAACGAGCAGAGGCAGAACGGGCTCAAAATGGTGGAGCAGGCCATTTGGTCCAGGAAGATGTCCAACGGCGTGAGGAGGACGCCGGTGTCTGCGGAGCAG GCGAGAGCGTACAACTGTCAGATCCGTCCTGCCGTGCTGGACAGCAGCTCCAGGGTCAAGTGGACCAACACGGCTCAGCAGCCGCCTCACCTGGTGGGAGAGGAG GCGCTGTACGTAAAGCCCACAGACTGTTACGACGTCCACTGGCCTGTGGTGAGAGGTCAGCTCAACGTGCACGCCGGCCCCGGAGGGTCACTGACGGCTGTCCTGGCCGACCTTGAGACCATTTGGACTCATGTCATTCAAAAGAACCTGGAGATCCCCCTCAAAGACTTAAAG TATTACAGATGCATCCTGCTGGTGCCTGACATCTACAACAGGCAGCACGTCAAGGAGCTGGTCTCCATGCTGCTTCTCAACCTGGGCTTCTCAG CGCTCATCGTGCACCAAGAGTCCGTGTGCGCCACCTTCGGCAGCGGGCTGAGCAGCGCCTGCGTGGTGGACGTGGGAGACCAGAAGACCAGTCTGTGCTGTGTGGAGGACGGAGTCTCACATAGGAACTCCAG GTTGTCTTTGGCGTACGGCGGCTCGGACGTGACTCGCATCTTCTTCTGGCTCCTGCAGAGGGCAGGCTTTCCCTACAGAGACTGTCAGCTGTCCAACAGGCTGGACTGTCAGCTGCTGCAACACATCAAAGAGACACTCTGCCACCTGGACCAG GACATATCTGGACTACAAGATCATGAATTCCAAACACGTTTCCCAGATGCACCGGCTCTTCTCTACCAGGTCCGCCTAGGAGACGAGAAACTCCAG GCTCCCATGGGACTTTTCTACCCCAGCACCTTTGGCATCGTGGGTCAGAAGATGACATCACTGCAGTACCGTTCCCAAGGCCACCCCGAGGACCCTCATGATGAGCTCTACTTACTGGCCACGCACAGCAAACAAGACCAG TCTTCCAAGTCTGCCTCCGACCGGAAGGCGCCGTCAAGACCCGGCGGGGCTTTGGACGGCGACATGAGCGGGCAGGGCGGGATCGGCGATCTCTCAGACGTGCCAAGGGGAGCTGGCGCGGCGGCGCAGGGGGAGATGGAGACGGGAGCCGCCCAGGCGGAGTGCCTGATGGTCGTAGAGGGGGAGGACCCTCACCTCTCCAGGAAGAGCGCCATGATGAGCCAGTTTGAAGGCAAGGCCCTGGGCCTGGACAAAGCCATCCTGCACAGCATCGACTGCTGCG CGTCGGACGAGACCAAGCGGAAGATGTACAGCTCCGTTCTGGTGGTGGGCGGCGGCCTCATGTTTCCCGGGGCCCAGGAGTTCCTGCTGCACCGCATCGTCAACAAGATGCCGCCCTCCTTCAGGAGGCTGGTGGACAACGTGGAGGTCATCACCAGGCCCAAG GACATGGACCCCCGTCTGATAGCGTGGAAGGGCGGCGCGGTGCTGGCGTGTCTGGACACCACGCAGGAAATATGGATCCACCAACGCGAGTGGCAGCGCTTCGGCGTTCGAATGCTCCGCGAGCGAGCGGCTTTTGTCTGGtga
- the actr8 gene encoding actin-related protein 8 isoform X2, translating into MTQAEKEQDNGKEKERDKEKEKEQRGVKRPIAPPTVPDPLQEQIQSNFIIVIHPGSRTLRIGRATDNLPVAVPHVIARRHKQSGQPRYEDAWLLREGLNKAESNEQRQNGLKMVEQAIWSRKMSNGVRRTPVSAEQARAYNCQIRPAVLDSSSRVKWTNTAQQPPHLVGEEALYVKPTDCYDVHWPVVRGQLNVHAGPGGSLTAVLADLETIWTHVIQKNLEIPLKDLKYYRCILLVPDIYNRQHVKELVSMLLLNLGFSALIVHQESVCATFGSGLSSACVVDVGDQKTSLCCVEDGVSHRNSRLSLAYGGSDVTRIFFWLLQRAGFPYRDCQLSNRLDCQLLQHIKETLCHLDQDISGLQDHEFQTRFPDAPALLYQVRLGDEKLQAPMGLFYPSTFGIVGQKMTSLQYRSQGHPEDPHDELYLLATHSKQDQSSKSASDRKAPSRPGGALDGDMSGQGGIGDLSDVPRGAGAAAQGEMETGAAQAECLMVVEGEDPHLSRKSAMMSQFEGKALGLDKAILHSIDCCASDETKRKMYSSVLVVGGGLMFPGAQEFLLHRIVNKMPPSFRRLVDNVEVITRPKDMDPRLIAWKGGAVLACLDTTQEIWIHQREWQRFGVRMLRERAAFVW; encoded by the exons CAAATACAGAGCAACTTCATCATCGTCATCCACCCCGGCTCAAGGACGCTGCGCATCGGCCGAGCGACAGACAACCTCCCCGTGGCCGTCCCGCACGTGATAGCGCGCCGGCACAAGCAGAGCGGCCAGCCCAGATACGAAGACGCCTGGCTGCTGCGGGAAGGTCTAAAC AAAGCGGAGAGCAACGAGCAGAGGCAGAACGGGCTCAAAATGGTGGAGCAGGCCATTTGGTCCAGGAAGATGTCCAACGGCGTGAGGAGGACGCCGGTGTCTGCGGAGCAG GCGAGAGCGTACAACTGTCAGATCCGTCCTGCCGTGCTGGACAGCAGCTCCAGGGTCAAGTGGACCAACACGGCTCAGCAGCCGCCTCACCTGGTGGGAGAGGAG GCGCTGTACGTAAAGCCCACAGACTGTTACGACGTCCACTGGCCTGTGGTGAGAGGTCAGCTCAACGTGCACGCCGGCCCCGGAGGGTCACTGACGGCTGTCCTGGCCGACCTTGAGACCATTTGGACTCATGTCATTCAAAAGAACCTGGAGATCCCCCTCAAAGACTTAAAG TATTACAGATGCATCCTGCTGGTGCCTGACATCTACAACAGGCAGCACGTCAAGGAGCTGGTCTCCATGCTGCTTCTCAACCTGGGCTTCTCAG CGCTCATCGTGCACCAAGAGTCCGTGTGCGCCACCTTCGGCAGCGGGCTGAGCAGCGCCTGCGTGGTGGACGTGGGAGACCAGAAGACCAGTCTGTGCTGTGTGGAGGACGGAGTCTCACATAGGAACTCCAG GTTGTCTTTGGCGTACGGCGGCTCGGACGTGACTCGCATCTTCTTCTGGCTCCTGCAGAGGGCAGGCTTTCCCTACAGAGACTGTCAGCTGTCCAACAGGCTGGACTGTCAGCTGCTGCAACACATCAAAGAGACACTCTGCCACCTGGACCAG GACATATCTGGACTACAAGATCATGAATTCCAAACACGTTTCCCAGATGCACCGGCTCTTCTCTACCAGGTCCGCCTAGGAGACGAGAAACTCCAG GCTCCCATGGGACTTTTCTACCCCAGCACCTTTGGCATCGTGGGTCAGAAGATGACATCACTGCAGTACCGTTCCCAAGGCCACCCCGAGGACCCTCATGATGAGCTCTACTTACTGGCCACGCACAGCAAACAAGACCAG TCTTCCAAGTCTGCCTCCGACCGGAAGGCGCCGTCAAGACCCGGCGGGGCTTTGGACGGCGACATGAGCGGGCAGGGCGGGATCGGCGATCTCTCAGACGTGCCAAGGGGAGCTGGCGCGGCGGCGCAGGGGGAGATGGAGACGGGAGCCGCCCAGGCGGAGTGCCTGATGGTCGTAGAGGGGGAGGACCCTCACCTCTCCAGGAAGAGCGCCATGATGAGCCAGTTTGAAGGCAAGGCCCTGGGCCTGGACAAAGCCATCCTGCACAGCATCGACTGCTGCG CGTCGGACGAGACCAAGCGGAAGATGTACAGCTCCGTTCTGGTGGTGGGCGGCGGCCTCATGTTTCCCGGGGCCCAGGAGTTCCTGCTGCACCGCATCGTCAACAAGATGCCGCCCTCCTTCAGGAGGCTGGTGGACAACGTGGAGGTCATCACCAGGCCCAAG GACATGGACCCCCGTCTGATAGCGTGGAAGGGCGGCGCGGTGCTGGCGTGTCTGGACACCACGCAGGAAATATGGATCCACCAACGCGAGTGGCAGCGCTTCGGCGTTCGAATGCTCCGCGAGCGAGCGG